A section of the Chelmon rostratus isolate fCheRos1 chromosome 16, fCheRos1.pri, whole genome shotgun sequence genome encodes:
- the cct3 gene encoding T-complex protein 1 subunit gamma, with protein sequence MFGQQVLVLNQNMKRESGRKVQTGNINAAKTIADVIRTCLGPRAMMKMLLDPMGGIVMTNDGNAILREIQVQHPAAKSMIEISRTQDEEVGDGTTSVIILAGEMLSVAEQFLEQQMHPTVIIGAYRQALEDMLETLKEISTPVDTSDRSMMLKIVHSAINTKALSRWSELACSIALDAVHIVELEDNGRKEIDIKKYAKVEKVPGGIIEDSCVLRGVMVNKDVTHPRMRRMIKEPRIVLLDCSLEYKKGESQADIEMSKEEDFARILQMEEEYIQQICEDIIRLKPDLIFTEKGISDLAQHYLMKANITAIRRVRKTDNNRIARACGARIVSRTDELREEDVGTGAGLFEVKKIGDEYFAFVTECKDPKACTILLRGASKEILAEVERNLQDAMQVCRNVLLDPLLLLGGGAVEMAVSKRLMERSRALTGIEQWPYRAVAQALEVIPRTLIQNCGASTIRLLTSLRAKHTQDNSVCWGVDGETGCLADMSVLGIWEPLAVKAQTYKTAVETAILLLRIDDIVSGHKKKDKDGQMGGQGAE encoded by the exons ATGTTCGGCCAGCAGGTTTTAGTGCTCA aCCAGAACATGAAGAGAGAGTCAGGACGTAAAGTCCAGACTGGAAACATCAATGCTGCCAAG accATCGCAGATGTGATCAGGACCTGTCTCGGCCCGCGGGCCATGATGAAG atgttgCTCGACCCCATGGGGGGAATCGTGATGACCAACGATGGAAACGCCATCCTCAGAGAG aTCCAGGTCCAGCATCCTGCAGCCAAGTCGATGATCGAGATCAGCCGCACACAGGATGAAGAGGTGGGAGACGGGACCACATCAGTCATCATACTGG ctgGAGAGATGCTGTCTGTAGCGGAGCAGTTTCTGGAGCAGCAGATGCATCCAACCGTCATTATCGGCGCCTACAGGCAGGCTCTGGAGGACATGCTGGAGACTCTGAAGGAGATCAG CACCCCTGTGGACACGTCAGACCGCTCCATGATGCTGAAGATCGTTCACTCTGCCATCAACACCAAAGCTCTGAGCCGCTGGTCTGAACTGGCCTGCAGCATCGCTCTGGATGCCGTTCACATCGTGGAGCTGGAGGACAACGGACGCAAAGAGATCGACATCAAGAAGTACGCCAAAGTGGAGAAG GTTCCAGGTGGGATCATCGAGGACTCGTGCGTGCTGAGAGGCGTGATGGTGAACAAAGACGTGACTCACCCGAGGATGAGACGCATGATCAAAGAGCCCCGAATCGTCCTGCTGGACTGTTCTCTGGAGTACAAGAAGGGAGAGAGCCAG GCGGACATAGAGATGAGTAAGGAGGAAGACTTTGCCAGGATCctgcagatggaggaagaatACATCCAACAGATCTGTGAGGACATCATCCGCCTCAAACCAGACCTGATCTTCACGGAAAAGGGCATCTCAG ATCTGGCTCAGCACTACCTGATGAAGGCAAACATCACCGCCATCCGCCGGGTGAGGAAGACTGACAACAACCGCATCGCCAG ggcGTGCGGGGCTCGGATCGTCAGCCGGACTGATGAGCTGCGTGAGGAAGACGTTGGTACGGGGGCGGGGCTGTTTGAGGTGAAGAAGATCGGTGATGAGTATTTCGCCTTCGTCACGGAGTGTAAAGACCCCAAAGCCTGCACCATCCTGCTGAGAGGAGCCAGCAAAGAGATCCTTGCG gaggtggagaggaacCTGCAGGACGCCATGCAGGTGTGTCGTAACGTGCTGCTGGACCCGCTGCTGTTGCTGGGCGGCGGCGCTGTGGAGATGGCCGTATCGAAGCGACTGATGGAGCGTTCCCGCGCTCTGACCGGCATCGAACAGTGGCCGTACCGCGCCGTGGCCCAGGCCCTGGAGGTCATCCCCCGGACCCTGATCCAGAACTGTGGAGCCTCCACCATCAGACTGCTCACATCACTGAGG GCCAAACACACTCAGGACAacagtgtgtgttggggtgtAGATGGAGAGACCGGCTGTCTGGCTGACATGTCGGTTCTGGGGATCTGGGAGCCACTGGCCGTTAAAGCTCAGACCTACAAGACCGCCGTCGAG acGGCCATCTTGCTGTTGCGTATTGATGACATCGTCTCCGGTCacaagaagaaagacaaagacggACAGATGGGGGGACAAGGAGCTGAGTAG